Part of the Brachionichthys hirsutus isolate HB-005 unplaced genomic scaffold, CSIRO-AGI_Bhir_v1 contig_1476, whole genome shotgun sequence genome is shown below.
TCTGCATCCTCCTTTACTGTCGtcagcagtgacgtcactgtGATGTCAGGCGCATTGTCATTCAGGTCCACCACCTCCACGAGTACTTTACACTGCGCTGTTAATGGAGGCTGGCCTTTGTCGGCAGCCTGCACACGAATTTCAAAGGCAGGACTGGTTTCAAAGTCAATTTTTCCTTTCACTGTTATGATTCCAGTTTCAGAATCGATGTCAAACATGTCTAATACATGATCCTGATCTTTCGCATTCAGAAAATACACGACGTCTTTGTTTGCGCCTTCGTCAGCGTCAGTGGCAGTCACTGCGACGACTGTAGTGCCAACTGCTGTGTTTTCTGCAATACTTGTTTTATACAAGGTTTTTGTAAAGGTTGGAATATTGTCATTTGCGTCCAGAACGTTTATAATTATTTCTGACGTGCCTGATTTCGCTGGTGTTCCTCCATCTACAGCGGTCAACGTGAGTTTAATTAAAGGCTGTTTTTCTCGATCTAATAATTTCTGAAGAATTAATTCTGCTGATACGCGCTCTCCTTTGTGCACCGCTAAAGAAAAATATTCAGTAGGATTTAGTTTGTATGTGCTAATGCCATGTTTCCCTACGTCAGCATCGTAGGCTGACAACACAGGGAATGCAGCGGCGGGCAATATACTCTCGGCTATGTCGATGGTTTGAGATTTGGCACTGAAAGACGGCGGATTATCATTTACATCTACGATATTAACCTCAATTCGGTAAAGTTTCAGAGGGTTACTGATCACAGCCTCTACAttcaatttgcattttaaagCTGCTGCACAGAGCTCTTCTCGGTCTATTCTTTCAGCCACGTAGAGGAAACCCGACTTCAAATTTACATCgaaatactttttatttgcTCCAGTTACGATCTGAAACATACGTGACTCCAGCTGTTGCGGATTGAGATTTAGATCCCTGGCGAGATTTCCAACGGATGTTCCCAGGTTTACCTCTTCTGACACGGAATAAGACAGCTGCCCAGAAACCGCCCCCCATAAATCCTCCAAGACAAAAATCACAAGATAAATCCCAAaatagatttttcttcctgGCCGATGCATAATTCCAGACAACGGGAACACGGCATCTATCCTCGCGTCGACCTGGTGTACGTAATACTGCGGAAATATCGTTGAATGAGCAAACTATGTCAGACTGTGTTTTCTATTGTCGTTTCAGTTCGCTCCGTGCCTCATTCTAACAAAGCAAACGAAAAAACGATGAACACTTCAAtatgggagtttttttttttcccgacGTCACCGACCCGCCGCGGTGTTACGGTCCACAGTGTCGCCCCATGGCCGGTAGAAATCACTGCACTGGTTCGAAATGAACAGCAAAACAATTCATACTTGAAAGTTGAAACGATTGGCATTAATCCGtgatcaacaacaaaaacaacgtcTCTTTCATGGCATTACGGCGATGATTTTATACAATTATACTTATTCAATTTTATTATACTTTTATAATGTACAatagagtaatttattttagaagtTCAGCACTATGGACAGAGTCTGATGTGGCTGGGAAGAGGAATATTCAAAATACATAAGGAGCAACAGTTTGAGCTTACACCTAAAAAATACTAATGGTTATCTTAGTCTAAATAAGCACCAACAATCATTTTCACCTTATTAAATACAGCATTGCATTTAGGCAGGCAAAAGCGCGACAATGAcgtaagtaaaataaaatgtttttttttttttaagcgcaAAATAAATGTACCGCTATAGGCTGAATTTCAAGTCGGTATATACGCATGCAGCAGCTGAGATTGTTTTTCagaaaaaagcacacaaaaaaggtgAGAATCTTACCTTTTCTGAATTAGGTAAAGTCTGAGTTCTGCTAAAAGTGTCTCCTCCGTTAATACTGATGAGATCACCATCAACCGGTGGAAACGGTGCGGGGAAAACCACTACGTCACTCTTCAGcgtgtctgaactgaaacacacgtcatactgctgagtagatttcgagtaggaccagctcccgtcagggtgggtggtgatcatgggggcgctgtagctgctgaaactgtctgtcctgtggcatttgacagctattaacgtgatgaggctcagcagaaagatCACGGACACCGACACAATGGCGATCAGCAGATAGaggtttaaatcagagaagctctcctcctttatgggcacatgtctgaacggagtctggatgtcagctgtgctttcaaccaccaccacatcaatagacacagtagctgacagggagggttctccgttatcagagaccaaaaccaccaaggggtgacttttcaggtcattgtcactcatcctcctcttagtcctgatttccccggtgctggttccgatccggaacagcttgtttccgttgggctcagacaggtgataagaaagcagcgcattgtatccagagtctgcgtccacagccctgatctttgccacaaagtatcccgcttcagcagagtaggggatgctctcactgttcacggagccgtgctcagaatatggaggaaggatcgcgggactgttgtcattctcatccaggattaaaacgttgacggtcacgttgctgctgagcggaggaacacCAGAGTCTGTGGCCTGAACTTTAAACTGGAACGTTTTTAACTGCTCGTGGTTAAAAGACTGCAGGCTGACTatatctcctgtctctgagttgaTGTTAATTATTGAAGAAATCGGAATATTTTTTGCATAATTATCTAATAATTTGTACGACAATTTTGCGTTACTGTCCAAATCAGAATCAAATGCATTTACAGTGTGAATAACAAATCCTGTTGGACTGTTTTCTTTCACGTATACATTAATGGCATAATCCATAAATCGAGGTGCGTTATCATTAACATCAGACACGTGAACAGTAACGACCGTGATACTGGACAGAGGTGGATTCCCTTCATCCGTGGCAGTAATGGTGACGTCATAAAGATCAATGTTTTCTCTGTCCAGTGGACCATCGACTACCAATGAATAATCATTCTTGTAGTTGGACTTCAGTTTAAACGGAACAGACCCAACAACATTACAGTGAGTTACACCATTGTTTCCTCCGTCTTCATCACTGACGGTAACCAAAGCAACGATTGTCCCCAGCTCTGCGTCTTCTTTTACTGGGGTcatcagtgacgtcactgatATTTCTGGCGCATTGTCGTTCACGTCAATTATCTCTATTAGTAGTTTAGCGTGTGCGCTACGAGGAGTGGTTCCTTGATCCTTTGCCTGAACTCTAACTTCATAAGCAGGTGTCTCTTCATAGTCTAAAGTCCCCTTCACGCTGATTTCTCCTGTTTCTGAATTTAGACTAAACATATTCGATGGATCAATATTTCCTCGTTTGATAAATGAATACATGATCTTACTGTTCATGCCTTCATCTACATCTGTTGCATTCAATTTAATGACGATTGTTCCCGGACTTGTATTTTCTCTGACACGGACCTTAAATAGAGATTTACTGAATGTTGGCGTATTGTCATTGACATCTAACACATTAATATTTATCTGTAACGTACCGGATTTAGCAGGTTTTCCTCCATCCACCGCGGTGAGAATGAGCTTAATTACTGGCTGTTTCTCTCGATCTAAAGCTTTCTGCAGCACCAACTCGGCGGACACTCCGTGTTCTCCACCGCTCTGTACATCCAGAGAGAAATAT
Proteins encoded:
- the LOC137914232 gene encoding protocadherin alpha-3-like — translated: MSKRRQQEQAWILILALLCLCDCCASQISYSISEEMNKGSVVGNIAKDLNLNVQDLDTRNLRIVSSYSHKYLDVDLRTGNTFVNERIDREELCPNTVKCSLKLQAVLDNPMTAHRIEVHVLDINDNYPVFSEQSYIYNITESLLPGERYLLPIAEDADTGSNTVKTYKLSQNEYFSLDVQSGGEHGVSAELVLQKALDREKQPVIKLILTAVDGGKPAKSGTLQININVLDVNDNTPTFSKSLFKVRVRENTSPGTIVIKLNATDVDEGMNSKIMYSFIKRGNIDPSNMFSLNSETGEISVKGTLDYEETPAYEVRVQAKDQGTTPRSAHAKLLIEIIDVNDNAPEISVTSLMTPVKEDAELGTIVALVTVSDEDGGNNGVTHCNVVGSVPFKLKSNYKNDYSLVVDGPLDRENIDLYDVTITATDEGNPPLSSITVVTVHVSDVNDNAPRFMDYAINVYVKENSPTGFVIHTVNAFDSDLDSNAKLSYKLLDNYAKNIPISSIININSETGDIVSLQSFNHEQLKTFQFKVQATDSGVPPLSSNVTVNVLILDENDNSPAILPPYSEHGSVNSESIPYSAEAGYFVAKIRAVDADSGYNALLSYHLSEPNGNKLFRIGTSTGEIRTKRRMSDNDLKSHPLVVLVSDNGEPSLSATVSIDVVVVESTADIQTPFRHVPIKEESFSDLNLYLLIAIVSVSVIFLLSLITLIAVKCHRTDSFSSYSAPMITTHPDGSWSYSKSTQQYDVCFSSDTLKSDVVVFPAPFPPVDGDLISINGGDTFSRTQTLPNSEKCSDFYRPWGDTVDRNTAAGR